One genomic region from Candidatus Margulisiibacteriota bacterium encodes:
- the def gene encoding peptide deformylase, with the protein MILKILQYPDPLLREKSVKIARLTPELKTLALDLLETLYSRGNGVGLAAPQVGKLYRLFVYDISADHNEPGVLFNPELLSHNNQKAKHVEGCLSCRNFEGLVERYTKVTVRGVNLDGRTVTIKAADFLARVFQHEIEHLDGIVILDKAEPVPPDSAEAEIV; encoded by the coding sequence ATGATTTTGAAAATTTTGCAGTATCCTGATCCTTTGCTGCGTGAAAAGTCGGTCAAGATCGCCAGACTGACGCCGGAATTAAAAACTCTGGCGCTGGATCTGCTGGAGACACTTTACAGCAGGGGTAACGGCGTGGGTCTGGCTGCGCCGCAGGTCGGTAAACTTTACCGGCTGTTTGTTTATGATATTTCCGCCGACCACAATGAGCCGGGAGTATTGTTTAATCCCGAGCTGCTCTCGCACAATAATCAAAAAGCCAAGCACGTGGAAGGCTGTTTATCCTGCCGTAATTTTGAAGGTCTGGTCGAGCGTTATACCAAAGTCACGGTGCGCGGCGTCAATCTAGACGGCAGGACGGTCACGATCAAAGCCGCGGATTTTCTGGCGCGGGTCTTTCAACACGAGATCGAACATCTCGACGGCATAGTTATCTTGGACAAAGCCGAGCCTGTGCCGCCGGACAGCGCGGAGGCGGAGATCGTATGA